The genome window CACGGAACGCCGGAGGTCCGGAAATAGGCCGGCGCGCCGACCAGCTTGTAGGAAAACTCCCCGAGGGATCGCGTCATGAGCCTGGAATCGCTCGCTTCGCCGGTGCGGATCACGGCGTCGAACCCTTCCTCGATCACGTCGACGAGGCGGTCGGTGAAGTCGAGGTCGAGTTCGATTTCGGGCCAGGTCCGCATGAAGCTCGACAGGCTCGGCATCATCAGCATTCCGACCAGCGGCAGGCCGACCCGCAGGACGCCGCGCGGGTGCGCGTGCGTCTGCGACAGCTCCAGCTCGGCAGCTTCCATTTCGCAAAAGATGCGGCGGCACCGTTCGAGAAACAGATTGCCTTCCGGCGTCAGCGTGACGGCGCGCGTCGAACGATGGAACAGCCTCACGCCGAGCCGGTCCTCGAGGCGCGCGATGGATTTGCCGACGGCCGACGACGACACGCCGAGCTGTCGCCCCGCAACCGTGAAGCTGCGGGCGTCCGCCGCCTGAACGAAGACGTTGAGCGCGCCGAGGC of uncultured Alphaproteobacteria bacterium contains these proteins:
- a CDS encoding Transcriptional regulator, LysR family, with the translated sequence MDSLGALNVFVQAADARSFTVAGRQLGVSSSAVGKSIARLEDRLGVRLFHRSTRAVTLTPEGNLFLERCRRIFCEMEAAELELSQTHAHPRGVLRVGLPLVGMLMMPSLSSFMRTWPEIELDLDFTDRLVDVIEEGFDAVIRTGEASDSRLMTRSLGEFSYKLVGAPAYFRTSGVPCTPADLATHRCLLHRYPSTGKLEDWFVAGTEGPPVESLPRAAVSSAVEPLLDMAERGLGLACLPDFAVRDRLSEGTLVSVLDGAIRHSGTFRILWPSSRYLSPKLRVFVDFMAENLFGRAGDPARDGRHRGGHSR